One genomic segment of Methanothermobacter wolfeii includes these proteins:
- a CDS encoding AMP-binding protein, with translation MVFTEDTIGEFFEKQVERYAYKEFIVYPDRDLRFTYREFNDRVNLMAKGLLSIGIKKGDHVGIWATNVPDWLTFLFATAKIGAVLVTVNTAYRSHELEYVMKQSDMKAIAIIDGFRDVDYIQTLYELVPELKTHERGHLRSERFPELRSVIYIGAQKHRGMYNTHELMLLGRHVPDSKLEEAAAELRNTDVINMQYTSGTTGFPKGVMLTHRNILNNGYYIGERQRFTEEDRLCLPVPLFHCFGIVLGVLAILTHGGTLVMIELFDPLLVLAAVEKEKCTALYGVPTMFIAEFTHPMFDMFDLSSLRTGIMAGSPCPIEAMKRVMNDMNMKEVTIAYGLTEASPVFTQTSVDDPIEKRVETVGTPLPHIEVKIVDPETGEELGPGEPGEICCRGYNVMKGYYKMPEMTAEAIDEDGWLHSGDLAVMDEDGYYSIVGRIKDMIIRGGENIYPREIEEFLHTMPGVKDVQVVGIPDEKYGEIVGAFIIKEDDADLLEEDVRDYAIQRIARYKVPKHVFFVDEFPLTASGKVQKFKLREMAVELLKKKET, from the coding sequence ATGGTTTTCACAGAGGATACAATAGGAGAATTTTTTGAAAAACAGGTTGAAAGGTACGCTTATAAGGAATTCATAGTTTACCCAGACAGGGACCTTAGATTCACCTACAGGGAGTTCAATGACAGGGTCAACCTCATGGCCAAGGGCCTCCTGTCTATAGGAATAAAGAAGGGCGACCACGTGGGTATCTGGGCCACTAACGTTCCGGACTGGCTCACATTTCTCTTTGCAACAGCAAAGATCGGCGCCGTCCTTGTAACGGTAAACACAGCCTACAGGAGCCATGAACTGGAATACGTCATGAAACAGTCTGATATGAAGGCAATAGCAATCATAGACGGCTTCAGGGATGTTGACTACATTCAGACACTCTACGAGCTCGTCCCTGAACTTAAAACCCATGAAAGGGGCCACCTCAGGAGTGAAAGGTTCCCTGAACTCAGGAGCGTCATCTACATAGGCGCCCAGAAACACAGGGGAATGTACAACACCCACGAACTCATGCTCCTTGGAAGACACGTCCCTGACAGTAAACTTGAGGAGGCGGCTGCAGAACTCAGGAACACGGATGTGATCAACATGCAGTACACCTCAGGGACAACAGGGTTCCCCAAGGGGGTCATGCTGACACACAGGAACATACTCAACAACGGCTACTACATCGGTGAGAGACAGAGGTTCACAGAGGAGGACAGGCTCTGCCTCCCGGTCCCCCTCTTCCACTGCTTCGGGATAGTGCTGGGTGTGCTGGCCATCCTTACCCATGGAGGCACCCTGGTCATGATAGAACTCTTCGACCCCCTCCTGGTCCTTGCAGCTGTTGAGAAGGAGAAGTGCACGGCCCTCTACGGCGTTCCCACAATGTTCATAGCAGAATTCACACACCCGATGTTTGACATGTTCGACCTCTCATCACTCCGTACAGGGATCATGGCAGGTTCACCATGCCCCATCGAGGCAATGAAACGCGTCATGAACGACATGAACATGAAGGAGGTAACCATAGCCTACGGACTCACAGAGGCCTCACCTGTATTCACACAGACAAGTGTTGATGACCCCATAGAGAAACGTGTCGAAACCGTGGGGACACCCCTCCCCCACATAGAGGTCAAGATAGTTGACCCCGAGACCGGGGAGGAACTTGGACCCGGAGAGCCGGGTGAGATCTGCTGCCGCGGCTACAACGTCATGAAGGGCTACTACAAGATGCCCGAGATGACGGCCGAGGCCATAGACGAGGATGGATGGCTCCACAGCGGAGACCTTGCGGTGATGGATGAGGACGGCTACTACTCAATCGTGGGCCGTATAAAGGACATGATCATCCGCGGCGGCGAGAACATTTACCCCAGGGAGATCGAGGAATTCCTCCACACCATGCCGGGTGTAAAGGACGTGCAGGTAGTCGGTATACCCGATGAGAAGTACGGTGAAATAGTAGGGGCCTTCATCATAAAGGAGGATGACGCGGATCTCCTTGAAGAGGACGTCCGGGACTATGCGATCCAGAGGATAGCAAGGTACAAGGTCCCCAAGCACGTGTTCTTTGTGGATGAGTTCCCACTGACTGCAAGCGGGAAGGTCCAGAAGTTCAAACTCCGTGAAATGGCAGTTGAGCTTCTAAAGAAGAAGGAAACCTAA
- a CDS encoding acyl-CoA thioesterase, translated as MFKITVTPRFGDIDGLRHVNNTVLAVWFEKGRNPIFRMFTPDLDLSYEKWKLILVRTEFDFLAQMYYGSDVEIRSYITHIGNSSFTIGHEAWQDGELKARGRAVLVHYDFIEQKKKPIPPEIRAQLEEHLVEE; from the coding sequence ATGTTCAAAATAACAGTAACACCCCGCTTCGGGGATATTGATGGACTCAGGCACGTTAACAACACTGTTCTTGCAGTATGGTTTGAGAAGGGAAGGAACCCCATATTCAGGATGTTCACACCGGACCTGGACCTCAGCTATGAGAAATGGAAACTCATCCTCGTAAGGACAGAGTTCGATTTCCTTGCACAGATGTACTACGGGAGCGACGTTGAGATCAGAAGCTACATAACCCATATCGGAAACTCATCCTTCACCATCGGACATGAAGCCTGGCAGGACGGAGAGCTCAAGGCAAGGGGCAGGGCGGTCCTCGTTCACTATGACTTCATCGAGCAGAAGAAGAAACCGATACCTCCAGAGATAAGGGCTCAGCTGGAGGAACACCTTGTAGAGGAATGA
- a CDS encoding helix-turn-helix domain-containing protein: MPENTVGERIKQLRDNQNITIQELAERSGVNQELISKIEEGDVLPSLTPLIKISRTLGVRLGTLLDDRIQDEPIIVRKGKTRRVIHFSGREDETGSSNLNFHSLGAGKSDRHMEPFIIDVEIHEDDFKLSSHEGEEFIYVLEGEIEVIYGQDTYTLQAGDSIYYDSIVPHHLHAAGEEKARILAVVYTPF; encoded by the coding sequence GTGCCCGAGAACACGGTAGGAGAGAGAATAAAACAGCTCAGAGATAACCAGAACATCACTATCCAGGAACTCGCAGAGAGAAGTGGTGTTAACCAGGAACTCATAAGTAAAATAGAGGAGGGCGACGTTCTCCCCTCACTGACACCCCTCATAAAGATCTCAAGGACCCTCGGAGTCCGGCTTGGAACGCTCCTTGATGACAGGATACAGGATGAACCCATCATAGTCAGGAAGGGTAAGACCCGGAGGGTAATACACTTCTCAGGACGTGAAGATGAAACAGGATCAAGCAACCTCAACTTCCACTCCCTGGGAGCAGGCAAAAGTGACAGGCACATGGAACCCTTCATCATAGACGTTGAAATCCATGAGGACGACTTCAAACTATCATCCCATGAGGGTGAAGAGTTCATCTACGTCCTTGAGGGTGAAATCGAGGTAATCTACGGCCAGGACACCTACACCCTCCAGGCCGGTGACAGCATATACTACGACTCCATAGTACCGCACCACCTCCATGCAGCAGGAGAAGAAAAGGCAAGGATACTGGCAGTTGTTTACACACCATTCTAG
- a CDS encoding P-II family nitrogen regulator encodes MKRITAVIRREKLEDVKYALELEGIEGMTVTDVRGRGQQMGIRESYRGMDYCVDLLPKVELEIVVDSGDLERVVETIIENARTGDIGDGKIFISDVEDVVRIRTGERGEKAI; translated from the coding sequence ATGAAGAGGATCACTGCTGTTATCAGGCGAGAGAAACTTGAGGATGTTAAGTATGCCCTTGAACTTGAGGGTATAGAGGGGATGACGGTTACGGATGTGAGGGGAAGGGGCCAGCAGATGGGGATAAGGGAGAGCTATCGTGGAATGGATTACTGTGTTGATCTTCTTCCCAAGGTGGAACTTGAGATCGTTGTAGATTCAGGGGACCTTGAAAGGGTAGTTGAAACAATAATTGAGAATGCCAGGACAGGGGATATAGGTGATGGCAAGATATTCATATCCGATGTGGAGGATGTTGTGAGGATAAGGACTGGTGAAAGGGGAGAAAAAGCCATCTGA
- a CDS encoding ammonium transporter, whose amino-acid sequence MDAVLNSGDTAWLLISTALVMLMTVPGVALFYGGLTKKENVLNTMFMSLIAFSVTSLIWVLYGYQFAFGPDIMGFIGSPVNLFMNGIGVENLAELAPTVPSFIYITFQLTFAAITIALISGAVVERMKFSAWLGFIVLWVSLVYVPVAHWVWGGGFLAQLGALDFAGGTVVHINSGMAALALVYLLGKRKDTRLLPHNLGYSVIGAALLWFGWFGFNAGSALTAGGLAASAFLVTNTAAAAGMVSWAILDYLKTGKATVLGGISGAVAGLVAITPAAGFVTVPAAIIIGLATSIVSYLAVSYLKPRVGYDDALDVFGIHGMSGIWGSVATGLFAAPFINELGTGLFYGNPGQLTAQVIAVAVVAAYSFIVTLVIGKILDIAVGLRVSDREEIEGLDTNLHEESGYRI is encoded by the coding sequence ATGGACGCGGTATTAAACTCAGGGGACACGGCCTGGCTGCTCATATCAACAGCCCTTGTAATGCTCATGACAGTTCCAGGCGTTGCTCTCTTCTATGGGGGTTTAACAAAAAAAGAAAACGTTTTAAACACGATGTTCATGTCACTGATAGCCTTCTCAGTGACAAGTCTCATATGGGTCCTCTACGGCTACCAGTTTGCCTTCGGACCTGATATAATGGGATTCATAGGAAGTCCCGTGAATCTTTTCATGAACGGAATAGGAGTTGAGAACCTCGCGGAACTTGCACCAACAGTCCCAAGCTTCATCTACATAACATTCCAGCTAACCTTCGCTGCAATAACAATAGCACTGATATCAGGTGCGGTTGTTGAAAGGATGAAATTCTCAGCATGGCTGGGTTTCATAGTACTATGGGTAAGCCTAGTATATGTCCCTGTAGCCCACTGGGTGTGGGGTGGAGGATTTCTGGCCCAGCTGGGAGCACTTGACTTTGCAGGGGGTACGGTTGTCCATATAAACTCAGGTATGGCTGCACTGGCACTTGTATACCTCCTCGGTAAGAGAAAGGACACAAGACTGCTGCCACACAACCTTGGATACTCAGTTATAGGCGCTGCACTGCTATGGTTCGGCTGGTTCGGTTTCAATGCAGGATCAGCCCTGACAGCAGGAGGACTGGCTGCATCAGCATTCCTTGTGACCAACACGGCTGCAGCCGCGGGTATGGTATCATGGGCAATTCTTGACTACCTTAAAACAGGTAAAGCCACCGTACTTGGCGGTATATCAGGCGCAGTTGCGGGTCTGGTTGCAATAACACCTGCAGCAGGATTTGTAACAGTACCTGCAGCGATAATCATAGGGCTTGCAACAAGTATAGTATCATACCTTGCAGTATCATACCTCAAACCAAGGGTAGGATATGATGATGCCCTTGACGTCTTTGGTATACATGGAATGTCAGGTATATGGGGTTCAGTTGCAACAGGACTCTTCGCAGCCCCCTTCATAAATGAACTTGGAACAGGGCTCTTCTACGGTAACCCAGGACAGCTCACAGCACAGGTAATAGCAGTTGCCGTGGTGGCCGCATACTCATTCATAGTAACACTGGTGATAGGTAAAATCCTTGACATTGCAGTAGGTCTCAGGGTAAGTGACAGGGAAGAGATAGAGGGTCTTGACACCAACCTCCATGAGGAGTCAGGTTACCGAATTTAG
- a CDS encoding P-II family nitrogen regulator, giving the protein MKEIVAIIRPEKLEEVKNALEEAGCHGMTVTEVRGRGRQLGVTESYRGRDYRIDLLPKTKIEIVVNDEEVDRVIETIVKNAQTGDIGDGKIFISSVEDVVRIRTGESGKKAV; this is encoded by the coding sequence ATGAAGGAAATAGTTGCCATCATAAGGCCTGAAAAACTTGAAGAAGTTAAAAACGCCCTTGAAGAAGCAGGATGCCATGGAATGACGGTTACAGAGGTCAGGGGACGGGGAAGGCAGCTCGGCGTAACAGAGAGTTACCGTGGAAGGGACTACAGGATAGACCTTCTCCCGAAAACAAAGATCGAAATAGTTGTCAACGATGAAGAAGTCGACAGGGTGATTGAAACAATAGTCAAAAACGCCCAGACCGGGGACATAGGTGACGGGAAGATATTCATATCCAGTGTGGAGGATGTTGTGAGGATAAGGACAGGTGAAAGTGGTAAAAAAGCTGTTTAA
- the pdxS gene encoding pyridoxal 5'-phosphate synthase lyase subunit PdxS yields the protein MLHGTEVLKKGFAKMTKGGVIMDVVNAEQAAIAEDSGAVAVMALEKVPADIRASGGVARMADPNKVQEIMDAVSIPVMAKVRIGHFVEAQVLEALGVDMIDESEVLTPADERFHIDKKKFTVPFVCGARNLGEALRRIDEGAAMIRTKGEPGTGNIVEAVRHMRIMMSEIREIGNKEEEELWEFARKIEAPLELVRETAKLGKLPVVNFAAGGVATPADAALMMQLGADGVFVGSGIFKSDNPEGYARAIVEATAHYDDPEVIAEVSRGLGTAMRGLEISEIPDEARMQDRGW from the coding sequence ATGCTGCATGGTACAGAAGTACTCAAGAAAGGATTTGCAAAGATGACCAAGGGCGGCGTTATAATGGACGTTGTGAACGCTGAACAGGCAGCCATTGCAGAGGATTCCGGTGCAGTCGCTGTCATGGCCCTTGAGAAGGTCCCCGCTGATATAAGGGCCTCAGGTGGAGTTGCAAGGATGGCTGATCCCAACAAGGTCCAGGAGATAATGGACGCGGTGTCCATACCTGTCATGGCCAAGGTAAGGATAGGACACTTCGTTGAGGCCCAGGTCCTGGAGGCCCTCGGTGTTGACATGATAGACGAGAGTGAGGTTTTAACCCCTGCGGATGAACGCTTTCACATTGATAAGAAAAAATTTACCGTTCCATTTGTTTGCGGTGCAAGGAACCTCGGCGAGGCACTCCGGAGGATAGATGAGGGGGCTGCCATGATAAGGACCAAGGGCGAACCAGGGACAGGTAACATCGTTGAAGCCGTAAGGCACATGAGGATAATGATGAGTGAGATCAGGGAGATAGGGAACAAGGAGGAAGAGGAGCTCTGGGAATTCGCAAGAAAGATTGAAGCACCCCTTGAACTTGTCAGGGAAACAGCAAAGCTTGGTAAGCTTCCTGTGGTTAACTTTGCAGCAGGGGGTGTGGCAACACCTGCAGACGCGGCCCTCATGATGCAGCTTGGTGCAGACGGCGTCTTTGTGGGTTCAGGTATATTCAAGTCAGATAACCCTGAGGGTTATGCAAGGGCCATAGTTGAGGCAACAGCTCACTATGATGATCCCGAGGTTATAGCGGAGGTTTCAAGGGGCCTTGGAACCGCGATGAGGGGCCTTGAAATCAGTGAGATCCCTGATGAGGCCAGGATGCAGGACAGGGGATGGTAG
- a CDS encoding PfkB family carbohydrate kinase yields the protein MKAGERYLLIGPVSRDRIIRGERVSLRTGGAVYYYARLLSYLGVEHTAVVTIAEEDLHLLEAFPEDTEIIPVYREATVEFENIYSDGDPDDRIQRSNFAENPLYVDDIVEMAGEGWTAVLAGPLLPSDIPISTLKFLGEGHSLYTGLQGYLRFQGNPGVSLGFSRKIWSVLDCSDAVFLDVNELGVIADERRRALMLMGEHVDEAVVTRGSRGSFIYRRGRLMEVKAVEAVRELEPTGLGDTYMAAYVYMRQRAGPLDAGRFASMMATGKLEGKI from the coding sequence TTGAAGGCAGGAGAGAGATACCTCCTTATCGGCCCCGTGAGCAGGGACCGGATAATAAGGGGGGAGAGGGTATCGTTAAGGACAGGTGGAGCTGTATACTATTACGCAAGGCTCCTGTCCTATCTCGGGGTGGAGCACACCGCCGTCGTGACCATTGCAGAGGAGGATCTTCACCTCCTTGAGGCTTTTCCAGAGGACACTGAAATCATCCCTGTATACAGGGAGGCAACGGTTGAATTTGAGAACATATACAGTGACGGGGACCCTGATGACAGGATCCAGAGATCAAACTTTGCTGAAAACCCTTTATATGTAGATGATATTGTGGAGATGGCGGGAGAGGGGTGGACCGCTGTCCTTGCAGGGCCACTGTTGCCATCGGACATACCCATCAGCACCCTTAAATTTCTGGGAGAAGGGCACAGCCTCTACACGGGACTGCAGGGCTACCTCAGATTCCAGGGGAACCCTGGTGTTTCACTTGGATTCAGCAGGAAAATCTGGAGTGTCCTTGACTGTTCAGATGCGGTCTTTCTTGATGTGAATGAGCTTGGAGTAATAGCAGATGAGAGGAGAAGGGCCCTTATGCTCATGGGTGAACATGTTGATGAGGCTGTGGTGACCCGAGGAAGCAGGGGTTCTTTTATATACCGCAGGGGCCGTTTAATGGAGGTAAAGGCTGTGGAGGCAGTCAGGGAACTTGAACCAACGGGCCTGGGGGATACCTACATGGCGGCTTACGTCTATATGAGGCAGCGGGCGGGGCCACTGGATGCAGGTAGATTCGCCTCAATGATGGCCACGGGAAAACTTGAAGGTAAAATTTAA
- a CDS encoding HisA/HisF family protein, with translation MEIIPVLDLMNGMAVSGKSGERENYRPLETVFSDTPDPVSIALSLKAMGAGSVYIADLDAIEGKGHNLDVVGRVNHVLPVILDAGVKDSQTFGFFLEHASMVVAATETLSSFEELEEIIRRYPPSRTVISVDVKDMELYSAGIDLGLEELRDRLLGMETGDIILLDISSVGTGAGFNRELLEVFRPLIDRIVPGGGVLPEEIPELEAMGVRRVLAGRALHEGRLMPG, from the coding sequence ATGGAGATCATACCCGTCCTTGACCTTATGAATGGAATGGCAGTATCCGGTAAATCAGGTGAACGTGAAAACTACAGGCCCCTTGAGACGGTCTTCTCAGACACACCGGACCCTGTGAGCATAGCCCTCTCCCTGAAGGCCATGGGTGCAGGATCGGTTTACATAGCTGACCTTGACGCCATTGAAGGTAAAGGCCACAACCTTGATGTGGTGGGGAGGGTGAACCATGTGCTCCCGGTAATCCTTGATGCGGGGGTTAAGGATTCTCAAACATTCGGATTCTTCCTTGAACACGCTTCCATGGTTGTGGCTGCAACCGAAACCCTATCATCATTTGAGGAACTTGAAGAGATAATCAGAAGGTACCCGCCTTCAAGGACCGTGATAAGCGTTGATGTGAAGGACATGGAGCTCTACTCAGCCGGCATTGACCTTGGACTTGAGGAGTTGAGGGACAGACTCCTCGGGATGGAGACCGGTGACATAATACTCCTTGATATCAGCTCGGTGGGTACGGGTGCAGGGTTTAACAGGGAACTCCTTGAGGTCTTCAGGCCGCTCATTGACAGGATCGTCCCTGGGGGAGGCGTGCTACCTGAGGAGATCCCTGAACTTGAGGCCATGGGGGTTAGAAGGGTCCTTGCTGGAAGGGCGCTCCATGAGGGGAGGTTGATGCCCGGTTGA
- a CDS encoding DUF2149 domain-containing protein produces the protein MPLRRRRRLLSDQNEEDPMAGSANLVDAMLVLSVGFLIFLVLSWNMQNVVFADMTPQERQETMEAMKKAVEVQRGQELNDTPQTSSGSGQGFVEMGTVYRDPKTGKLIMVQG, from the coding sequence ATGCCGCTGAGGCGCCGGCGAAGACTCCTGTCGGATCAAAATGAAGAGGATCCAATGGCAGGGAGCGCAAACCTTGTTGATGCAATGCTGGTACTCTCAGTCGGATTCCTCATATTCCTTGTGCTCTCCTGGAACATGCAGAACGTTGTCTTTGCAGACATGACACCACAGGAGAGGCAGGAGACCATGGAGGCCATGAAGAAGGCGGTGGAGGTCCAGAGGGGCCAGGAACTCAACGACACACCCCAGACCAGTTCGGGTTCAGGTCAGGGCTTCGTTGAGATGGGAACCGTCTACAGGGACCCAAAGACAGGTAAACTCATCATGGTGCAGGGTTAG
- a CDS encoding MotA/TolQ/ExbB proton channel family protein — protein sequence MVAVPGSEILSGALHVVSQSLLIPVIAGLLAFMVYAIVTLGGMISEYSGRIRTDVKEIESAIKSISNPGTPERIMEVVDSMNIPQSQKDVLRDIVNTENLGTKSREALARKLIENEELRAAKSLEKTDIVTRLGPTLGLMGTLIPMGPGLAALGAGDINTLAQAIIIAFDTTVVGLASGGIAYVISKVRRRWYEEYMSNLETMAEAVLEVMENAAEAPAKTPVGSK from the coding sequence ATGGTTGCAGTACCAGGCAGTGAAATACTTAGCGGTGCCCTGCACGTTGTCTCCCAGAGCCTCCTCATACCTGTTATAGCAGGGCTTCTGGCATTCATGGTATACGCCATAGTAACACTGGGTGGCATGATCTCAGAGTACTCCGGAAGGATAAGGACAGATGTGAAGGAAATAGAATCCGCCATAAAGTCAATATCAAACCCGGGGACACCTGAAAGGATAATGGAAGTTGTTGATTCAATGAACATACCCCAGAGCCAGAAGGATGTTCTAAGGGACATTGTAAACACAGAAAATCTTGGAACAAAGTCAAGGGAGGCCCTTGCAAGGAAACTCATAGAGAATGAGGAGCTCAGGGCTGCCAAGAGCCTTGAGAAGACGGATATAGTAACAAGGCTTGGCCCGACCCTCGGGTTGATGGGTACCCTCATCCCCATGGGCCCCGGCCTTGCAGCCCTCGGGGCGGGTGACATAAACACACTGGCACAAGCCATCATAATAGCATTCGATACAACGGTCGTTGGACTCGCATCCGGTGGTATAGCCTATGTCATCTCCAAGGTCAGGAGGAGATGGTACGAGGAGTACATGTCAAACCTTGAGACCATGGCCGAAGCTGTACTGGAGGTGATGGAGAATGCCGCTGAGGCGCCGGCGAAGACTCCTGTCGGATCAAAATGA
- a CDS encoding DUF2162 domain-containing protein: MDIANLLWQAGILSVLLIFGVKIGLAMGFAGLSKRMAALVTAGYGLGVFGLSALANAYISSVQGFFNTYSSLITIIMAAILIFAGVHTLREWKEHRRDTARTACVAMVAPCPCCFGAVLVSIILISPIIGVSAVTLGKYSGVILAAFIAFFYIFANGISRAIDKPYPVLLGNFMLFAGLYFLTAAIVLPNVNSVMTMKMTPLTVPGIDTIIYVVLGTLALIGLGIYLNKKKSTFIE, encoded by the coding sequence ATGGACATTGCAAACCTACTATGGCAGGCTGGAATACTCTCGGTTCTTCTGATATTTGGAGTTAAAATTGGGCTGGCAATGGGATTTGCCGGACTCTCAAAACGGATGGCGGCCCTTGTAACAGCAGGATACGGTCTTGGAGTTTTTGGTCTATCGGCCCTTGCAAACGCATACATCAGCTCAGTTCAGGGATTCTTCAACACCTACAGTTCACTGATAACCATAATCATGGCAGCGATCCTCATATTTGCAGGTGTACACACCCTCCGTGAATGGAAGGAACACCGGCGGGACACTGCAAGGACGGCATGCGTTGCAATGGTGGCTCCATGCCCCTGCTGCTTCGGGGCGGTGCTGGTCAGCATAATACTCATCTCACCCATAATCGGTGTTTCAGCGGTGACCCTCGGCAAATATTCAGGCGTCATACTCGCAGCATTCATAGCATTCTTCTATATCTTTGCCAATGGAATCTCCAGGGCCATAGATAAACCTTACCCTGTACTCCTAGGTAACTTCATGCTGTTTGCAGGCCTTTACTTCCTCACGGCCGCCATCGTACTTCCAAATGTCAACAGTGTCATGACAATGAAAATGACACCCCTCACGGTGCCGGGTATAGATACGATTATCTACGTTGTCCTGGGGACACTGGCACTTATAGGACTTGGAATCTACCTTAACAAGAAAAAAAGCACTTTTATAGAATGA
- a CDS encoding cobaltochelatase subunit CobN, whose translation MALPTGSNFYAVSENLMPTRTAWNLGKRLADMALAQFDVIPEKVAAVVWCVETVRDDGTMVSFVLRLMGVEPTWSSTGSAGSIKATPLSQLLTDLNTVRAASGLPALTERPRVDPIVTTSGLFRDLFPRLLINMDRAYRVALAASYRRIVEEHPELRTSLDYVLQTLVDAKYTNFRGNESLDTNYIAKHWINDTLKYMAMGLNAIEAGEIAITRIFAPPVGDYGAGVSKGAEMSWTWNDRSELAEIYFNRMSHAYSERSWGVSMPYTFKELLKGVQTAYHSRSTNLYGVADNDDYFDYFGGLSMAIEMMNNGRAPDLYVLRYSNPANPAVMTLKQFIAMEYRTRYLNPDWIRSILSEGYSGPRTIAKYTSHLVGWEYTVPDLLDSAFWDAYFDAVVADRYNLGISVAYSRNPYAAMDILAHFAEMANRGQWDASPQKLAYIAEALGSYVAEHGVSCSGSICGDRELMKWLSQYMSADVKGKFTSALYAATGAAIFAPEPASDPGENPVTGPVTGPVNPSPGGSSGGRTGSSAGASEGGTGPQKSYEVKETPETLNEKQDFPVYGVIGIVALLALVGVGYFLGPGRR comes from the coding sequence ATGGCACTTCCAACAGGCAGTAACTTCTATGCGGTATCAGAGAACCTCATGCCGACAAGGACGGCATGGAACCTGGGTAAGAGGCTGGCTGACATGGCACTTGCACAGTTCGATGTCATACCTGAGAAGGTGGCTGCCGTTGTATGGTGTGTTGAAACTGTCCGTGATGACGGTACAATGGTATCCTTCGTACTCAGACTCATGGGTGTGGAGCCAACATGGTCATCAACGGGTTCGGCTGGAAGCATAAAGGCAACACCACTATCACAGCTACTCACGGATCTCAACACGGTACGTGCGGCTTCAGGGCTCCCTGCTCTGACAGAAAGACCCAGGGTGGACCCGATTGTAACAACCAGCGGACTCTTCAGGGACCTCTTCCCGAGGCTCCTCATAAACATGGACAGGGCCTACAGGGTTGCCCTTGCAGCCTCATACAGAAGGATTGTTGAGGAGCACCCGGAACTCAGGACATCCCTGGACTACGTGCTCCAGACCCTTGTTGATGCAAAGTACACCAACTTCAGGGGCAACGAGTCACTGGATACCAATTACATCGCAAAGCACTGGATCAACGATACCCTGAAATATATGGCCATGGGACTGAACGCCATAGAGGCCGGTGAAATAGCCATTACAAGGATCTTCGCCCCGCCTGTGGGTGACTATGGTGCGGGTGTCAGTAAGGGCGCCGAGATGTCATGGACCTGGAATGACAGGAGCGAACTTGCAGAGATCTACTTCAACAGGATGAGCCACGCCTACAGTGAACGTTCCTGGGGTGTTTCAATGCCTTATACATTTAAGGAACTGCTGAAGGGTGTTCAGACGGCTTACCACAGCAGGAGCACGAATCTGTATGGGGTGGCTGACAACGACGACTACTTCGACTACTTCGGCGGACTTTCAATGGCCATTGAAATGATGAACAATGGAAGGGCCCCTGATCTCTATGTGCTCAGATACTCCAACCCGGCAAACCCGGCAGTCATGACCCTGAAGCAGTTCATAGCGATGGAGTACAGGACAAGGTACCTCAACCCTGATTGGATAAGGAGCATCCTCAGTGAGGGCTACTCCGGACCAAGGACCATAGCGAAGTACACGTCCCACCTTGTGGGATGGGAGTACACCGTACCGGACCTACTTGACAGCGCCTTCTGGGACGCATACTTCGATGCAGTTGTTGCAGACAGGTATAACCTTGGAATCAGCGTGGCCTATTCAAGGAACCCCTACGCTGCAATGGATATCCTGGCCCACTTTGCTGAGATGGCGAACAGGGGCCAGTGGGATGCCAGTCCACAGAAACTCGCCTACATTGCAGAGGCCCTTGGATCCTATGTGGCTGAGCATGGTGTTTCATGTTCAGGGTCAATCTGTGGTGACAGGGAGCTCATGAAGTGGCTGAGCCAGTACATGTCCGCCGATGTTAAAGGGAAATTCACATCAGCACTGTATGCAGCAACCGGTGCGGCGATATTTGCCCCTGAACCTGCTTCAGATCCTGGTGAAAATCCAGTTACGGGTCCTGTCACCGGTCCTGTGAACCCATCACCTGGTGGTTCGTCAGGTGGAAGGACGGGTTCGTCGGCAGGTGCTTCAGAAGGTGGAACAGGTCCACAGAAATCCTATGAGGTTAAAGAGACTCCTGAAACACTAAATGAGAAGCAGGATTTCCCTGTTTACGGAGTCATAGGTATTGTGGCGCTCCTTGCCCTTGTAGGAGTGGGCTACTTCCTTGGACCTGGAAGGAGGTGA